From the Propionispora hippei DSM 15287 genome, the window TTTCAAGATACTTTTGATAAAAGTGGCCTTCATGTGGCAGGTGTCGATAGCAATGGTGAAGTCAGAATTTTTGAATTGTCCCCCCATAGATTTTATGTTGCAACACTGTTTCAGCCGCAGCTTAGTTCAACGCCTGAAACCCCTCATAAATTAATTGTAGAATATCTACTGGAAACTCAGAAATTTCATAATGAGCACAAGTAAAAGGCAGCCAGCAAACTATTTTAGGGAGTATGCTGGCGCTTTGTTTCAATACAGGTAGGCTTATATCATATGTTCTGGAATGACATTTGAACGGAAAGGAACTTTGGACTGAGAGCAAGGAACTAAATTAGTCAAATATCATATTGTGAAATAGAATAAGGTATTTGTCTGGCTGCGAGTATATTACTGGACAAAGCCTTCATGTGTGTGTATAGTATACATTGATTACATTTTGCCCTTTTACACAGAAAAAGTAGTCAAGCAGTATCCCCGAGTATGTATGCGTTTTAGCGGACAGCAATATAACAATATGAGGAGGTTTTAATACATTGAGTATTAGTGCAAAACAATACTGTGCAGACCTTTATCAGCGGGTTATAAAGCGAAATGCCAATGAGCCTGAGTTTCATCAGGCCGTTAAGGAGGTTCTGGAATCTTTGATTCCGGTGCTGGAAAAACACCCGGACTATATTGAACTGGGTATTATGGAAAGCATTGTGGAACCGGAACGTCAGATTATTTTCAGAGTTCCCTGGGTGGATGATGCCGGAAGCGTACACGTGAACCGTGGCTTCCGGGTTCAGTTCAACAGTGCTATCGGCCCTTATAAGGGCGGCCTGCGCTTTCATCCTTCCGTATATATAGGTATTATCAAATTTTTAGGTTTTGAACAGGTCTTTAAGAACTCCTTAACCGGGCTGCCCATCGGCGGTGCCAAAGGCGGTGCCGATTTTGATCCCAAAGGCAAATCCGATATGGAAATCATGCGGTTTTGCCAAAGCTTTATGTCCGAGCTGTACCGTCATATCGGTCATGATATGGATGTACCGGCCGGCGACATCGGGGTAGGCGCCCGGGAAATCGGCTATTTGTTTGGCCAATACAAAAGAATCAAAAATACCTATGAAGCAGGTGTATTAACAGGCAAGGGCCTGTCCTACGGCGGAAGTCTGACCAGAAAAGAGGCTACCGGCTACGGCCTGATTTATTTTGTCAATGAAATGATGAAGGCAAAAGGCCTGTCCATTGAAGGGAAAAACGTGCTTATTTCCGGTTCCGGCAATGTGGCCATTTATGCCTTGGAAAAAGTCCGGCAGTACGGCGGCAGGGTTGTGGCCGTAAGCGACTCCGGCGGTTATATCTATGACCCCTGTGGTATTCAGGTTTCCACTTTGAAGCAAATCAAGGAGGTAAACCGCCAAAGAATCTTTGAATACGTAAAATACCATCCTACCGCCACTTACCATGAAGGCTGCTCCGGTATTTGGACCATTCCCTGCGACATCGCTTTGCCCTGTGCAACCCAAAATGAAATTGACGAAAACTCGGCTAATATCCTGGTGGCCAACGGCTGCAAGGTGGTAGGCGAAGGAGCCAATATGCCTACCGACCTGGCAGGTACCAAGGTGTTTTTGGATAACGGCGTGCTTTTTGGACCGGCCAAGGC encodes:
- the gdhA gene encoding NADP-specific glutamate dehydrogenase, translated to MSAKQYCADLYQRVIKRNANEPEFHQAVKEVLESLIPVLEKHPDYIELGIMESIVEPERQIIFRVPWVDDAGSVHVNRGFRVQFNSAIGPYKGGLRFHPSVYIGIIKFLGFEQVFKNSLTGLPIGGAKGGADFDPKGKSDMEIMRFCQSFMSELYRHIGHDMDVPAGDIGVGAREIGYLFGQYKRIKNTYEAGVLTGKGLSYGGSLTRKEATGYGLIYFVNEMMKAKGLSIEGKNVLISGSGNVAIYALEKVRQYGGRVVAVSDSGGYIYDPCGIQVSTLKQIKEVNRQRIFEYVKYHPTATYHEGCSGIWTIPCDIALPCATQNEIDENSANILVANGCKVVGEGANMPTDLAGTKVFLDNGVLFGPAKAANAGGVATSALEMSQNSMRLAWTFEEVDARLKDIMVNIYKNTSQAAEAYGLKDNLVAGANIAGFKKVAETMKAHGVV